The proteins below are encoded in one region of Trueperaceae bacterium:
- a CDS encoding DUF4345 domain-containing protein: MRPPRGASETPTAEPAPAPRRRPTRSQLAYVAAGVAILSGLLGLLNPLLAVSLYGLEVVEPRGLSQARATFGGLYLALGGMLLWAATPRADGGAGVRPYLRAAALLVGSVAAGRLLSIVIDGVLSPLNLLFLAFELAVCALSLLASAPRRPAAP; this comes from the coding sequence ATGAGGCCACCCAGGGGCGCCAGCGAGACGCCGACCGCCGAGCCGGCGCCCGCCCCTCGTCGGCGCCCGACGCGCAGCCAGCTCGCCTACGTCGCCGCCGGCGTGGCGATCCTGAGCGGCCTGCTTGGCCTCCTCAACCCGCTCCTCGCCGTGAGCCTCTACGGCCTCGAGGTCGTCGAGCCGCGCGGCCTCAGCCAGGCCCGGGCCACGTTCGGCGGCCTCTACCTCGCCCTCGGCGGCATGCTGCTGTGGGCCGCGACCCCGCGCGCGGACGGCGGCGCCGGCGTGCGGCCCTACCTCCGTGCCGCGGCCCTGCTCGTGGGCAGCGTCGCCGCCGGTCGGCTGCTCTCGATCGTCATCGACGGCGTCCTGTCGCCCCTGAACCTGCTGTTCCTCGCCTTCGAGCTGGCCGTCTGCGCCCTGTCGCTCCTGGCCAGCGCCCCCCGCCGACCGGCCGCCCCGTGA
- a CDS encoding DUF6384 family protein, with the protein MTDRRDDADAAGAGAAAQDTAGAPAARGGAETAAEPAAAASASAAAPEGSETAADTTAAAKEPVQLDEVMLAMDVVDTLRHREHLIARELAEGAREEDMVARLRQVYAAQGIEVPDHILREGVAALRENRFVYTPKGSPGARRWALLWVRRGRVAAVALGLVVLVAAAVYAYDAAVRAPRRALVSGLTETRAAIVALSEVPAATSEANELYRQAEIALSRGDQDQAREVLAAMEDLRARLEQAYTLRIVNDPVTALERIPDVNEEASNYYVIVEAVGPNGQRVRVPIASEETGEVREVSTWGVRVDEATFERVARDKLDDGIVQDSTFGVKRPGRLEPDYEFPTLGGAITEWD; encoded by the coding sequence ATGACAGACCGTCGCGACGACGCCGACGCGGCCGGCGCGGGCGCGGCCGCCCAGGACACGGCCGGCGCCCCCGCGGCGCGCGGGGGAGCCGAGACCGCCGCGGAGCCGGCAGCCGCGGCGAGCGCGTCCGCCGCGGCGCCCGAGGGGTCAGAGACCGCCGCGGACACGACCGCTGCCGCCAAGGAGCCCGTGCAGCTCGACGAGGTCATGCTGGCCATGGACGTCGTCGACACGCTGCGCCACCGCGAGCACCTCATCGCCAGGGAGCTGGCCGAGGGCGCCCGCGAGGAGGACATGGTCGCCCGCCTGCGCCAGGTCTACGCGGCGCAGGGCATCGAGGTGCCCGACCACATCCTCCGCGAGGGCGTGGCGGCGCTCAGGGAGAACCGCTTCGTCTACACGCCCAAGGGCTCGCCCGGCGCGCGTCGCTGGGCGCTGCTGTGGGTCAGGCGCGGGCGCGTGGCCGCCGTGGCGCTCGGGCTCGTCGTGCTCGTCGCCGCCGCGGTCTACGCCTACGACGCCGCCGTCCGCGCGCCGCGGCGCGCCCTCGTGAGCGGCCTGACCGAGACGAGGGCGGCGATCGTCGCGCTCTCCGAGGTGCCCGCCGCCACGAGCGAGGCGAACGAGCTCTACCGGCAGGCCGAGATCGCCCTGAGCCGCGGCGACCAGGACCAGGCGAGGGAGGTGCTCGCGGCCATGGAGGACCTGCGCGCGCGGCTCGAGCAGGCCTACACGCTGCGCATCGTCAACGACCCGGTCACGGCGCTCGAGCGCATCCCCGACGTCAACGAGGAGGCCAGCAACTACTACGTCATCGTCGAGGCCGTGGGGCCCAACGGGCAGCGCGTGCGCGTGCCCATCGCGTCGGAGGAGACCGGCGAGGTGCGCGAGGTGAGCACCTGGGGCGTACGGGTCGACGAGGCGACGTTCGAGCGCGTCGCCCGGGACAAGCTCGACGACGGCATCGTGCAGGACTCGACGTTCGGGGTGAAGCGCCCCGGACGCCTCGAGCCGGACTACGAGTTCCCCACCCTCGGTGGGGCGATCACGGAGTGGGACTGA
- a CDS encoding YojF family protein: MRSIDRQAVQAELDRRAESDVYLHLETTTGSYTIMGPEKRPPVIAFVRNARVNYARGVVKGEGPYRVGLKLQGGWVYADGLTHFEVNDRDELLLAGYDPEGQLTVALQVSRTPFREA, encoded by the coding sequence GTGCGATCCATCGACAGGCAAGCCGTGCAGGCGGAGCTCGACCGGCGCGCCGAGTCGGACGTCTACCTGCACCTCGAGACGACCACCGGCTCGTACACCATCATGGGTCCCGAGAAGCGTCCCCCGGTGATCGCCTTCGTCCGCAACGCGCGCGTCAACTACGCCCGCGGCGTCGTCAAGGGCGAGGGACCCTACCGCGTGGGCCTCAAGCTGCAGGGCGGCTGGGTCTACGCCGACGGGCTCACCCACTTCGAGGTCAACGACCGCGACGAGCTGCTGCTGGCCGGCTACGACCCAGAGGGCCAGCTCACGGTGGCGCTGCAGGTATCGCGCACGCCGTTCAGGGAGGCCTGA
- a CDS encoding AAA family ATPase, with translation MPNDGATVPGAFTGREDELGRLLHHWERVKAGEGPRVAVLLAEPGLGKTRLAQELYARLVAAEQGGPGYWPATLGAEGDNLRVNPAVEACDGAADLPFLWWGVRLTDPGGHNQAVSGALAGHVEPYLVPHLEPFHRAQRRRRRLVRAARLGGAVAADVVGDLVPFLGLLKKVGEIGLEVKGLHDEWRRDAAPLDLGAVAGAGRASLAERVTSDLGTLFGAGAGVPAVVLLDDLQFSHADPGVTAFVEELTRAMVSGRWPLLLLVTHWEREWRVAGGEAEPDDTPASPAGAALAALAGRGRGLVDVIGLGPVEDLAPLLRRALPGLTPPQERALLERAGGNPRVLDELLRYALTQRGRGLFVGRDPSGQLTERGLDELLSRGSRLEELVARRFEEAPEAVQRALALAALQGQEFEDWLVAEVARELAADEPAVTKRALRASADPHAMTARLAETRAAFAQRVYRTVALDALRGWFDEDEAREALADLLRECLLGRLDVPDDPASVRGTMAAAAAAFEGRPEDARFAAAALHWLVRDAAAAGDVHGAAALARRLAAVLETLGDDQDGDLSWLRDAQGALAQAGDTVARRPLLARLLRLAGDAYDAAVTEWTVSLYLHALLDVAAFHEDAGDEGRAGEALRAALQVVEESAARVSADDVSVLEAFARVHETVAAWHASRGHVGYASELREGALAIVERIAALDPGPEGPPRLAAARVELARLRASAGEWEEAEALVEVALGELRARLGRGGDAVVEAGLRDALDVAAHVAHARGDEAAALDRLEERLAIARRHHDAAPGAPGVTRALAHALARVAELRALAGDLSAAWALACESVELRRSLADRSDSEAVWLGASLYAAAGLAARREEVSLAHGLAREALGVLRPLPVEAGTAQGGEPLAARWHLVRALLAAVPPTLGVEGREAAAALLAEARGLAEGAPEAARGAFAALLHDVATLEELVGSAAPRP, from the coding sequence GTGCCGAACGACGGAGCGACCGTCCCGGGCGCCTTCACCGGCCGCGAGGACGAGCTCGGCCGGCTGCTCCACCACTGGGAGCGCGTCAAGGCCGGCGAGGGCCCGCGGGTAGCGGTGCTGCTCGCCGAGCCCGGGCTGGGCAAGACGCGCCTGGCGCAGGAGCTCTACGCCCGCCTGGTCGCGGCCGAGCAGGGCGGGCCCGGCTACTGGCCGGCCACCCTCGGCGCCGAGGGCGACAACCTCAGGGTGAACCCGGCCGTCGAGGCCTGCGACGGCGCCGCGGACCTCCCCTTCCTGTGGTGGGGCGTGCGGCTCACCGATCCCGGGGGGCACAACCAGGCGGTGTCCGGCGCCTTGGCGGGGCACGTGGAGCCGTACCTCGTGCCCCACCTCGAGCCCTTCCACCGCGCGCAGCGCCGGCGCCGTCGGCTGGTGAGGGCGGCCCGCCTGGGCGGCGCCGTCGCGGCCGACGTGGTGGGCGACCTGGTGCCGTTCCTCGGCCTGCTGAAGAAGGTCGGCGAGATCGGCCTGGAGGTCAAGGGCCTGCACGACGAGTGGCGGCGCGACGCCGCGCCGCTGGACTTGGGGGCCGTCGCCGGCGCCGGGCGCGCCTCGCTGGCCGAGCGGGTGACGAGCGACCTCGGCACGCTCTTCGGCGCGGGCGCGGGCGTGCCGGCCGTCGTGCTCCTCGACGACCTGCAGTTCTCCCACGCCGACCCCGGCGTCACGGCCTTCGTGGAGGAGCTCACGCGGGCCATGGTCTCGGGCCGCTGGCCCCTCCTGCTGCTCGTCACGCACTGGGAGCGCGAGTGGCGGGTCGCCGGCGGCGAGGCGGAGCCGGACGACACGCCGGCGTCCCCGGCCGGCGCCGCGCTCGCCGCGCTGGCCGGGCGAGGGCGGGGCCTCGTGGACGTGATCGGGCTCGGTCCCGTGGAGGACCTCGCGCCGCTGCTGCGGCGGGCGCTTCCCGGGCTCACGCCGCCCCAGGAGCGCGCCCTGCTGGAGCGGGCGGGCGGCAACCCCCGCGTCCTCGACGAGCTGCTGCGCTACGCGCTCACGCAGCGCGGACGCGGGCTCTTCGTGGGCAGGGACCCCTCCGGGCAGCTCACCGAGAGGGGGCTGGATGAGCTGCTGAGCCGCGGGTCGAGGCTCGAGGAGCTGGTCGCGCGCCGCTTCGAGGAGGCGCCGGAGGCCGTGCAGCGCGCGCTGGCCCTGGCCGCGCTACAGGGGCAGGAGTTCGAGGACTGGCTCGTGGCGGAGGTCGCGAGGGAGCTGGCCGCCGACGAGCCGGCGGTCACGAAGCGGGCGCTGCGCGCGTCCGCGGACCCACACGCCATGACCGCCCGGCTGGCCGAGACGCGCGCCGCCTTCGCCCAGCGGGTCTACAGGACCGTCGCGCTCGACGCGCTGCGAGGATGGTTCGACGAGGACGAGGCCCGGGAGGCCCTCGCGGACCTGCTGAGGGAGTGCCTGCTGGGGCGGCTGGACGTGCCGGACGACCCGGCGAGCGTGAGGGGGACGATGGCAGCGGCCGCGGCGGCCTTCGAGGGGCGGCCGGAGGACGCGAGGTTCGCGGCGGCCGCCCTGCACTGGCTGGTGAGGGACGCCGCCGCCGCCGGAGACGTCCACGGGGCGGCCGCGCTGGCGCGCCGCCTGGCCGCGGTCCTGGAGACGCTCGGTGACGACCAGGACGGCGACCTCTCGTGGCTGCGCGACGCGCAGGGCGCGTTGGCGCAGGCCGGCGACACGGTCGCCAGGCGGCCCCTCCTGGCGCGGCTGCTCCGCCTGGCCGGCGACGCCTACGACGCCGCCGTCACCGAGTGGACGGTCTCCCTCTACCTGCACGCCCTGCTCGACGTCGCCGCCTTCCACGAGGACGCGGGAGACGAGGGCAGGGCCGGGGAGGCCCTGAGGGCGGCGCTGCAGGTCGTCGAGGAGTCCGCAGCGCGGGTCTCCGCCGACGACGTGAGCGTGCTGGAGGCCTTCGCCAGGGTGCACGAGACCGTGGCGGCGTGGCACGCGTCGCGCGGCCACGTGGGGTACGCGTCCGAGCTGCGCGAGGGCGCCCTGGCGATCGTCGAGCGCATCGCGGCCCTCGACCCCGGGCCAGAAGGTCCGCCGCGCCTGGCCGCGGCGCGCGTCGAGCTGGCCCGCCTGAGGGCGTCGGCGGGGGAGTGGGAGGAGGCCGAGGCCCTCGTCGAGGTCGCGCTGGGCGAGCTGCGCGCCCGCCTCGGCCGCGGCGGCGACGCGGTCGTCGAGGCTGGGCTGAGGGACGCCCTCGACGTGGCGGCCCACGTGGCCCACGCCCGCGGCGACGAGGCCGCGGCGCTGGACCGCCTCGAGGAGCGCCTGGCGATCGCCCGACGCCACCACGACGCGGCGCCGGGAGCGCCCGGCGTCACCAGGGCGCTGGCCCACGCGCTCGCGCGCGTGGCCGAGCTGCGGGCGCTAGCGGGCGACCTCTCCGCAGCCTGGGCGCTCGCCTGCGAGTCAGTCGAGCTGCGCCGGTCCCTGGCGGACCGCTCCGACAGCGAGGCCGTCTGGCTGGGCGCGAGCCTGTACGCGGCGGCCGGCCTCGCGGCGCGGCGCGAGGAGGTGTCCCTGGCGCACGGCCTGGCGCGCGAGGCGCTGGGGGTCCTGCGTCCGCTGCCGGTCGAGGCCGGCACCGCGCAGGGAGGGGAGCCGCTGGCGGCCCGCTGGCACCTGGTGAGGGCGCTGCTGGCGGCGGTGCCGCCCACGCTGGGGGTCGAGGGACGGGAGGCGGCCGCCGCGCTGCTGGCCGAGGCCAGAGGCCTCGCCGAGGGCGCGCCGGAGGCGGCGCGCGGGGCCTTCGCCGCGCTGCTGCACGACGTGGCGACGTTGGAGGAGCTCGTGGGGTCAGCCGCGCCGAGGCCCTGA
- the bshB2 gene encoding bacillithiol biosynthesis deacetylase BshB2 has protein sequence MERSPEVEREAAVEGQPAVEREREAERREPERFDPAAERGLLVVLPHPDDETFSTGGTLARCADAGVPATYLCATYGDMGRRMGNPPFASRESLRDIRTAEMRAAAAVLGIDVEFMGLRDKCVEFEDPQELAGRIREVIARLRPSTVITFYPGYGVHPDHDAIGHATVLAVRGLPREERPRLLGVAVGGKNNPRWSSEGGALGDPHVVSDIRAVYRRKIGALREHRSQTATLFAQWEKLWDPETLEPKPGAPEPDEQTLAWRKRLTEEEGFYAIDPDARTLLE, from the coding sequence GTGGAGAGGAGTCCCGAGGTGGAACGGGAGGCCGCGGTGGAGGGGCAGCCCGCGGTGGAACGGGAGCGCGAGGCGGAGCGGCGCGAGCCGGAGCGCTTCGACCCCGCCGCGGAGCGCGGGCTGCTCGTCGTGCTCCCCCACCCCGACGACGAGACGTTCTCGACGGGCGGCACGCTGGCCCGCTGCGCCGACGCGGGGGTGCCAGCCACCTACCTCTGCGCCACCTACGGCGACATGGGCAGGCGCATGGGCAACCCGCCCTTCGCCAGCCGCGAGTCGCTGCGCGACATCCGCACGGCCGAGATGAGGGCGGCCGCCGCTGTGCTCGGCATCGACGTGGAGTTCATGGGCCTGCGCGACAAGTGCGTCGAGTTCGAGGACCCGCAGGAGCTGGCCGGGCGCATCCGCGAGGTCATCGCCCGGTTGCGGCCCAGCACCGTCATCACCTTCTACCCGGGCTACGGCGTGCACCCCGACCACGACGCCATCGGCCACGCCACCGTGCTGGCCGTGCGCGGCCTGCCGCGCGAGGAGCGGCCGCGCCTGCTGGGCGTCGCAGTGGGCGGCAAGAACAACCCGCGCTGGAGCTCGGAGGGCGGGGCGCTGGGCGACCCGCACGTGGTGAGCGACATCCGCGCCGTCTACCGGCGGAAGATCGGGGCGCTCAGGGAGCACCGCAGCCAGACCGCCACGCTCTTCGCCCAGTGGGAGAAGCTGTGGGACCCCGAGACGCTCGAGCCGAAGCCCGGGGCGCCCGAGCCCGACGAGCAGACGCTGGCGTGGCGCAAGCGCCTCACCGAGGAGGAGGGCTTCTACGCGATCGACCCCGACGCCCGCACCCTGCTCGAGTAG
- a CDS encoding response regulator transcription factor has product MDKVRVLLVDDHTVVRRGLRLAFGLEADLEVVGEAGNGREALELVERLRPDVVVMDLLMPVMDGVEATRELRSRFPDVEVVALTSVLEDRLVVDVIEAGAAGYMLKESRPDELFEAVRAAARGEVRLDPRAQARLVREVRGPKLREPLTDRESEVLALVAKGLTNKAIAQRLDVAEATVKSHVSSLLAKLGLKSRTQAALFALREGLVDRDG; this is encoded by the coding sequence ATGGACAAGGTCCGCGTCCTGCTCGTAGACGACCACACGGTGGTGAGGAGGGGCCTCAGGCTCGCCTTCGGTCTCGAGGCCGACCTGGAGGTCGTCGGCGAGGCCGGGAACGGGCGCGAGGCGCTCGAGCTCGTCGAGCGCCTGCGGCCGGACGTCGTCGTCATGGACCTGCTCATGCCCGTGATGGACGGCGTGGAGGCCACGCGCGAGCTGAGGAGCCGCTTCCCCGACGTCGAGGTCGTGGCGCTCACGTCCGTGCTGGAGGACCGCCTCGTCGTCGACGTGATCGAGGCCGGCGCGGCCGGCTACATGCTCAAGGAGTCGCGCCCCGACGAGCTCTTCGAGGCCGTGCGGGCGGCGGCGCGCGGCGAGGTGCGCCTCGACCCGCGGGCGCAGGCGCGCCTCGTGCGCGAGGTGCGCGGCCCCAAGCTGCGCGAGCCCCTGACCGACCGCGAGTCCGAGGTGCTGGCCCTGGTGGCCAAGGGGCTGACGAACAAGGCCATCGCGCAGCGCCTCGACGTGGCCGAGGCCACGGTGAAGTCGCACGTCTCCAGCCTCCTCGCCAAGCTCGGCCTGAAGAGCCGCACCCAAGCGGCGCTGTTCGCCCTGCGCGAGGGGCTGGTCGACCGTGACGGCTGA
- a CDS encoding MBL fold metallo-hydrolase — translation MGAAPLGGDRPVTLHTLTDRVVVGLGPVQGDRALSNSTVVAGASATMVVDTMISEELVAPVRSAALDLGGRPVAIVLNTHGDRDHVGGNGAFPDARVVAHRSLAEGGVARVDEPFDAAWETDLGELPVEVTYVGPAHSQGDSIVWLPTEGVAVTGDVVFNGLFPLVREDVERWLSALDRLQRLEPRHVVPGHGPLGDARTVAWQRSLIEDVYETVKGRYTAGVPVEKAAEEGPPERLAALPQARARWPGAVKGIYQVLDGFSGAG, via the coding sequence GTGGGAGCAGCGCCGCTCGGAGGGGACCGACCCGTCACGCTACACACGCTCACCGACCGCGTCGTCGTCGGCCTCGGACCGGTGCAGGGCGACCGCGCCCTGTCGAACAGCACCGTCGTGGCCGGGGCGTCCGCGACCATGGTCGTCGACACGATGATCTCGGAGGAGCTCGTCGCCCCGGTGAGGTCCGCCGCGCTCGACCTGGGCGGGAGGCCCGTCGCCATCGTGCTGAACACCCACGGCGACAGGGACCACGTCGGCGGCAACGGCGCGTTCCCGGATGCCCGCGTCGTCGCCCACCGCAGCCTCGCCGAGGGCGGCGTCGCGCGCGTGGACGAGCCGTTCGACGCGGCCTGGGAGACCGACCTCGGGGAACTGCCGGTGGAGGTCACCTACGTGGGCCCGGCGCACTCGCAGGGCGACAGCATCGTCTGGCTGCCCACCGAGGGCGTGGCCGTCACCGGCGACGTCGTCTTCAACGGCCTCTTCCCCCTCGTGCGCGAGGACGTCGAGCGCTGGCTCTCGGCCCTCGACCGCCTGCAGCGGCTCGAGCCGAGGCACGTCGTGCCGGGGCACGGGCCCCTGGGCGACGCCCGCACGGTCGCCTGGCAGCGGTCCCTCATCGAGGACGTCTACGAGACGGTCAAGGGCCGGTACACGGCCGGCGTGCCCGTGGAGAAGGCGGCGGAGGAGGGGCCGCCCGAACGCCTGGCCGCGCTGCCACAGGCGCGGGCGCGCTGGCCCGGCGCGGTCAAGGGCATCTACCAAGTGCTCGACGGCTTCAGCGGCGCCGGCTGA
- the hisG gene encoding ATP phosphoribosyltransferase encodes MTDAGARERPWLVVALPKGRVLGQALAALRRVGLSVEVPADARALRYEGDGVSALVMRNADVPTYVDLGVADAGVVGYDVLLESGSRLYAPVDLGFGRCRISLIRPRGATGPVRRVASKYPRMTAEYLRRLGSPAEVVALSGNVELACLSGLADAVVDVVETGATLAANDLEEVDVIALSSARFVVNRAALKLKSARLRPLIASLREGAERA; translated from the coding sequence GTGACGGACGCCGGCGCGAGGGAGCGTCCCTGGCTCGTCGTCGCCCTGCCCAAGGGCCGGGTCCTCGGCCAGGCACTGGCGGCGCTGAGGCGGGTCGGCCTGTCCGTCGAGGTGCCCGCCGACGCGCGGGCGCTGCGCTACGAGGGCGACGGCGTGAGCGCGCTCGTCATGCGCAACGCCGACGTGCCCACCTACGTCGACCTGGGGGTCGCCGACGCCGGCGTCGTGGGCTACGACGTCCTCCTCGAGTCGGGCAGCCGCCTCTACGCCCCTGTGGACCTCGGCTTCGGCCGCTGCCGCATCTCGCTGATCCGCCCGCGCGGCGCGACGGGTCCCGTGCGGCGCGTCGCCAGCAAGTACCCGCGCATGACGGCCGAGTACCTGAGGCGGTTGGGCAGCCCCGCCGAGGTCGTGGCCCTCTCCGGCAACGTCGAGCTCGCCTGCCTCTCCGGCCTCGCCGACGCGGTCGTGGACGTCGTCGAGACCGGCGCCACGCTGGCGGCCAACGACCTCGAGGAGGTCGACGTCATCGCGCTCTCCTCGGCGCGCTTCGTCGTGAACCGCGCCGCCCTGAAGCTGAAGAGCGCGCGGCTGCGGCCCCTGATCGCGTCCCTGCGCGAGGGCGCCGAGCGGGCCTAG
- a CDS encoding ATP phosphoribosyltransferase regulatory subunit: MNRAPLPEGIRFLAPEEAAARAAAVATLRDLYREWGYLRVEVPALERLEADHPRASKSFKLVDVGGSVLALRSDFTPALARLVRTAYPAVAAGEERPLRLSYDGLVWHAIDPELARGREFTQVGIELIGVSSARADAELIHLARESVRALGLTPRVEVGNPAYVTALFDAAGVADGARGGLADAIDRKDQSEVRALVDAHGLRGAAADAIVAVPDLYGGPEVIDEAMARVPTAAAASALERLAGVLAEFEDKGELMIDLGMARRLSYYTGVTFRAYTFDFGQPLLGGGRYDGSLLPRAAGFALGLGRVLAAVEAAREQRGDGGGRVGAAARRAEDPLVASLDDPAARVLRANGVRVVRCVTADPQDARAEAVTVGADFLLVPRETGGSAAERLVALRDGLDPSVAQRLRSLLAEEGA, translated from the coding sequence GTGAACCGCGCGCCCCTGCCCGAGGGCATCCGCTTCCTCGCCCCCGAGGAGGCGGCGGCGCGCGCGGCCGCCGTCGCGACGCTGCGCGACCTCTACCGCGAGTGGGGCTACCTGCGCGTCGAGGTGCCCGCGCTCGAGCGGCTCGAGGCCGACCACCCGCGCGCCTCGAAGTCGTTCAAGCTCGTCGACGTGGGCGGCAGCGTGCTGGCGCTGCGCAGCGACTTCACGCCCGCCCTGGCGCGCCTGGTCAGGACCGCCTACCCCGCGGTGGCGGCGGGCGAGGAGCGCCCGCTGCGCCTCTCCTACGACGGCCTCGTGTGGCACGCGATCGACCCGGAGCTGGCGCGCGGGCGCGAGTTCACGCAGGTGGGCATCGAGCTGATAGGCGTGAGCTCGGCGCGCGCCGACGCCGAGCTGATACACCTGGCGCGCGAGTCGGTGCGGGCGCTGGGCCTGACCCCGCGGGTCGAGGTCGGCAACCCGGCCTACGTGACGGCGCTCTTCGACGCCGCCGGCGTGGCGGACGGAGCGCGGGGCGGCCTCGCCGACGCCATCGACCGCAAGGACCAGAGCGAGGTGAGGGCCCTCGTGGACGCTCACGGGCTGCGCGGCGCCGCGGCCGACGCGATCGTCGCGGTGCCCGACCTCTACGGCGGGCCGGAGGTGATCGACGAGGCCATGGCGCGCGTGCCCACCGCCGCGGCCGCGAGCGCGCTGGAGCGCCTGGCGGGCGTGCTCGCTGAGTTCGAGGACAAGGGCGAGCTGATGATCGACCTGGGGATGGCGCGCCGCCTCTCCTACTACACCGGCGTCACGTTCCGGGCCTACACGTTCGACTTCGGCCAGCCGCTCCTGGGGGGCGGGCGCTACGACGGCTCGCTGCTGCCGCGCGCCGCCGGCTTCGCGCTCGGCCTGGGGCGCGTGCTGGCGGCGGTCGAGGCCGCCAGGGAGCAGCGCGGGGACGGCGGGGGGAGGGTCGGCGCCGCGGCGCGCCGCGCCGAGGACCCGCTGGTGGCGTCGCTCGACGACCCGGCCGCGCGCGTCCTGCGCGCGAACGGCGTGCGCGTCGTGCGGTGCGTGACCGCCGACCCCCAGGACGCGCGCGCCGAGGCCGTGACGGTGGGCGCCGACTTCCTCCTCGTGCCGCGCGAGACCGGCGGCAGCGCCGCCGAGCGCCTCGTCGCCCTGCGCGACGGGCTCGACCCGAGCGTGGCCCAGCGCCTGCGCTCGCTGCTGGCGGAGGAGGGCGCGTGA
- a CDS encoding histidine kinase, producing MNELDLGAGSRAAEDHLDPGPAVPWRHRLSTRLTLLLLGVVAVLTVAMGVLLWRALVQVAGLGAGGEVEQGLGALDARAAAAVLRSTLVNLVAVVAVTLVAATAFSRSLLADPLARLTAATRAFASGDRGARAGLASASEIGLLARSFDSMADALSAAHDRLEARVAARTAELRALLELSNTIAITTDLGPQLQAVLQRLVETGSAVAGEVLELEPGGRLRAVASLGEVPESRLAVAEGEPARPAASRIAQAAVVDGDALALPLRARDEVVGVLHAYAPPGRGWDEEHLDLAAGLAAQAAVAIENARLYERARGQAADEERRSLARELHDSVSQAIYAVVLSAHTARRKLEADDAAGAGAALDSAIELAEGALAEMRALIFELRPEALAEIGLVGALRRQLDGLELRHGVRTEAELGEEPDLPFAAKQELLRVVQEALHNVAKHARASLVTASLRTADGRVVIVVRDDGVGFDPATAKPGHLGLTTMHERVAALGGSLLVESAPGQGTSVRVEAPLVGAEVGS from the coding sequence GTGAACGAGCTCGACCTGGGAGCGGGTAGCCGGGCCGCGGAGGACCACCTCGACCCGGGCCCGGCCGTGCCGTGGCGCCACCGCCTCTCGACCCGCCTCACGCTCCTGCTGCTCGGCGTCGTCGCCGTCCTCACCGTGGCGATGGGCGTGCTGCTGTGGCGCGCCCTGGTGCAGGTCGCGGGGCTGGGCGCCGGCGGCGAGGTCGAGCAGGGTCTCGGCGCCCTCGACGCGCGGGCGGCGGCGGCCGTGCTGCGCAGCACGCTGGTGAACCTCGTGGCGGTCGTGGCCGTCACCCTGGTGGCGGCGACGGCGTTCTCGCGCTCGCTCCTCGCCGACCCGCTGGCCCGGCTGACCGCGGCGACCAGGGCGTTCGCGTCCGGCGACAGGGGCGCCAGGGCGGGGCTGGCGAGCGCATCGGAGATCGGCCTGTTGGCGCGGTCGTTCGACTCGATGGCCGACGCCCTCTCCGCCGCCCACGACAGGCTCGAGGCGCGCGTCGCCGCCCGCACCGCCGAGCTGCGGGCGCTCCTCGAGCTCTCGAACACCATCGCCATCACCACGGACCTGGGGCCGCAGCTGCAGGCGGTCCTCCAGCGGCTCGTCGAGACCGGCTCGGCCGTCGCCGGCGAGGTCCTCGAGCTCGAGCCCGGCGGCCGTCTGCGCGCCGTGGCCTCCCTCGGCGAGGTGCCGGAGAGCCGCCTGGCCGTCGCCGAGGGCGAGCCGGCGCGTCCCGCGGCCTCGCGCATCGCCCAGGCGGCGGTCGTGGACGGCGACGCCCTGGCCCTGCCCCTGCGCGCTCGCGACGAGGTCGTCGGGGTCCTGCACGCCTACGCCCCGCCCGGGCGCGGCTGGGACGAGGAGCACCTCGACCTCGCCGCCGGCCTGGCGGCGCAGGCGGCGGTGGCCATCGAGAACGCCCGCCTCTACGAGCGCGCCAGGGGCCAGGCCGCCGACGAGGAGCGGCGCAGCCTGGCGCGCGAGCTGCACGACTCGGTGAGCCAGGCGATCTACGCCGTCGTGCTGTCGGCCCACACGGCCAGGCGCAAGCTCGAGGCGGACGACGCCGCGGGCGCCGGCGCGGCCCTGGACTCGGCGATCGAGCTGGCCGAGGGGGCGCTGGCCGAGATGCGCGCCCTGATCTTCGAGCTGAGGCCCGAGGCGCTGGCCGAGATCGGCCTGGTGGGAGCGCTGCGCCGGCAGCTCGACGGCCTGGAGCTGCGCCACGGCGTGCGCACCGAGGCCGAGCTGGGCGAGGAGCCCGACCTGCCGTTCGCCGCCAAGCAGGAGCTGCTGCGCGTGGTGCAGGAGGCCCTCCACAACGTCGCGAAGCACGCGCGGGCGAGCCTGGTGACGGCCAGCCTCCGCACCGCGGACGGCCGCGTCGTGATCGTCGTGAGGGACGACGGCGTGGGCTTCGACCCCGCGACGGCGAAGCCGGGGCATCTCGGTCTCACCACGATGCACGAGCGCGTCGCCGCCCTCGGCGGGAGCCTGCTGGTCGAGAGCGCGCCGGGCCAGGGCACGAGCGTGCGCGTCGAGGCGCCGCTGGTGGGCGCGGAGGTCGGGTCGTGA